Within the Sphingobium baderi genome, the region GTCTGATAGCTGAGCCAGCGGAACAGCTCGCCAAAACCGGGAATTTCCTTGTCCTGCACCTGCGCCAGCGCTTCGGGGGTTACGTCCCGTCCGGTCACGCCGGTGCCGCCGGTGGTGATGATGCAGTCGACTTGCGGATCGTCGATCCATGCATGAAGGCGCGCCACGATGGTGGCGCGCTCGTCCTGCTCGATATGGCGAGCGGCGAGGATATGGCCGGCCGCCGCGATCCGTTCGACCAGAGTGTCGCCGGAACGATCCTCCGCCAACGTTCGGCTATCGGAAACAGTCAGGACAGCAATGCGGACCGGCAGGAAGGGCCGGCTTTCATCGATGGACATCAATCGCTGCCGCCCGCTGCGATCAGGCTTTTCCCGTCAACGCGCGTCAGGCGAACCAGCCGGCTTCCCTTGGTGCCGGGGAATGTGGGCCAAAGGCCCTGCGCCATGCCGGTCAGGCACTCCGCCTTGCCCTGCGCCTGGATCTGATACATCCAGTAATTACGCATGACGATGTTCACATAGGCGCGCGTTTCATAATAGGGCAGGGATTCCATGAATAGTAGCGGATCGCCATTGTCCTTCACCTGGACATTCCAGCGCTGCACGGGCAGAGGCCCGGCATTATAGGCGGCCATGACCTTGGGCAGAAGGCCGCCGGTCGCGCTCATGTCGCGCAAGGTTTCCAGATAGCGTTGGCCATATTCCATGTTGGTGGACGGCACGAACAACTGCGCGGGGGAGGATAACCCCATGTCGCTGCCCGTCCCCGGCCGGACCTGCATCAAGCCACGCGCGCCCGCGGAACTGACGGCATCCGCGCGAAAGCCGGATTCCTGAAGTGTGTGGGCAAAGACCAGCGAAGGATCGACGCGCCAGCCGCCATCGGGCTTCCAGTCGGGGGCGGGGAAGCGCGCGAAGCTTTCCGGCTGCTTTCCGGCGGGGCCATTATGGGCAAGCCACAACTGCGTCGCGGGAAGATTGAGGGCGCTAGCCAGACGGAGCAGCGCATCATATTGCGTGGTGCCACCCAGTTTGGCCTGATAGCGCAAGGCTTCATCGGCCTTGTCGGACTGGCCGATGGCCGCAAAGACGATCGCTGCGCGGACATTGGGATTGGCCTTCAACTGCTGCCATTCCGCTTCGCCGAAGCGAACGCCCATCGCCGCGCCGCCCAGCGGTAAGCCCAGCGTCTCGCGGGCAAGAAGGCCATAGAAGGTTTCGTCCGAACGAGCCGCGACCTTGAGCAAATTTTCGACTTTTTCGGGCTGCCCGCATATCATATAGGCCCGCGCGGCCCAATAGGCGCCCGCCGCGCGCATATCGGCATTGCCCGACAGGGCCGCCACATTCGCAAAAGCAGGTGCGGCGGCGATGCAGTCATTCTGACGCCATGCGGCAAGGCCCGTCGTCCAATGCGCCTGCACCGTCCAGTCGCCGCCCGACCGAACTTCCAGCGCCTTTGCGGCCATGCGCCGGGCGTTCCCGTCGTCGCTTTCGATATAATAGGCCCATGCAACGCGTTGGCGCACTTCGGTCAGCCCTTCGGGCGTCAGGCCCGCTTCGCCGGTGGTGAGCAGTCCTTCCGCTCCGGCCGGATCGTCATTATTGATGAAGGGCTGGATGCGGCTGGCGAGGCTTTGCGCCAGCAGATCGGTCTTGGTCGCGCGCACATATTCGCGGCGCGGTGCGGAGCCCAGCCAGACCAGCTTCTGGACTTGAGGCAGATCCGGTAGAATGGTCGCGCCACGTTTCTGGGCCAGGCGGGAAAGCTGATCCGCGCGCGGCAGCCATGACGCCTTGTTCAGCAGGTCGAGAAGGTCGAACAGTTCGGTGCGTGGCGAGCCCTTCGCCAGGTAGAGTTCGGCAAGCGCCATGGAACGCATCGGGTCCTGCTGGTCGAGAGTCAGGATCATTGCTTTTGCGTCGATCCATTTCTGGTCCTGAAGCGAGGCGAAAATGGCGCGGTATCGTCCCTTGTCGCCGTCGCTCAATCGAAGCGGGGTGGAATTTATCGGAAGGGCGGCAACCATGGCCGCCGTTTCGGCTTTTACGGGCAGAACCGTCGCGGCGCCCAGCATCAGAAGGGCCAGGCGGGAGAGGCAGGTGGTGGCGCGAATCACGAACGGCTTTCCTTGATAAGACTTTGCAGAGCGCGCCAACATTCCGCCTTGGCCGCTGGCTGGCCGAGCAGCAGTCGCGGATGAAATGTGGCAATTGCGGGCAGAGTGCCGCCATCATGGTTAAAGAAACGTAAACTATTTGCGCTGTCGCTTGCATCCGGCGGCAAAAGGGCACGGGCTGTCCGATCGCCCAGCAGCAACAGTCGCTCCGGGGCGGCAAGCGCGACATGCGCGCGCATCCGTCTGGCGGCGAAGTCAATGTCGCCAGCTTCCACCATGCCGCCGGGAGGGCGCGCGGCGAAGAGCGAGGCGATATAGACATCCGGGCGGCTCATGCCGATGGCTTGCAACATCGCTTCGAGCAGCGTTCCGGCGCGATCCGCAAGCAGGCTGTTCGCGTTCATGTCTGCCGGATCGGGCATATCGGTGACGATCATGAGCGGTGCGGATTGCGGTCCCGCAGGCATGATCGGCGGGGCCGCCCACCGGCGTTCGGGCTGCGTGGCTTCGCTTGCCAGCCAGTCGTGAAATGCCGCGAGCGTCGCCGGCATGGCCGGAACCGGGGCGGCGACGGTGGGCTTTGTGATGGTGACGGGCGCTGGGCGCAGCCAGTGAACGGGAGCTTCGCTCACCGCGCAATCGACCCCCGCTGCCGCCCACCATTCAAGATAG harbors:
- the moaB gene encoding molybdenum cofactor biosynthesis protein B, giving the protein MSIDESRPFLPVRIAVLTVSDSRTLAEDRSGDTLVERIAAAGHILAARHIEQDERATIVARLHAWIDDPQVDCIITTGGTGVTGRDVTPEALAQVQDKEIPGFGELFRWLSYQTIGTSTIQSRATACVARGTYIFALPGSTGAVRDAWDGILVSQLDSRFRPCNFVELMPRLNER
- a CDS encoding lytic transglycosylase domain-containing protein, which produces MIRATTCLSRLALLMLGAATVLPVKAETAAMVAALPINSTPLRLSDGDKGRYRAIFASLQDQKWIDAKAMILTLDQQDPMRSMALAELYLAKGSPRTELFDLLDLLNKASWLPRADQLSRLAQKRGATILPDLPQVQKLVWLGSAPRREYVRATKTDLLAQSLASRIQPFINNDDPAGAEGLLTTGEAGLTPEGLTEVRQRVAWAYYIESDDGNARRMAAKALEVRSGGDWTVQAHWTTGLAAWRQNDCIAAAPAFANVAALSGNADMRAAGAYWAARAYMICGQPEKVENLLKVAARSDETFYGLLARETLGLPLGGAAMGVRFGEAEWQQLKANPNVRAAIVFAAIGQSDKADEALRYQAKLGGTTQYDALLRLASALNLPATQLWLAHNGPAGKQPESFARFPAPDWKPDGGWRVDPSLVFAHTLQESGFRADAVSSAGARGLMQVRPGTGSDMGLSSPAQLFVPSTNMEYGQRYLETLRDMSATGGLLPKVMAAYNAGPLPVQRWNVQVKDNGDPLLFMESLPYYETRAYVNIVMRNYWMYQIQAQGKAECLTGMAQGLWPTFPGTKGSRLVRLTRVDGKSLIAAGGSD
- a CDS encoding uracil-DNA glycosylase family protein — encoded protein: MRGALQINLSAAADAYLEWWAAAGVDCAVSEAPVHWLRPAPVTITKPTVAAPVPAMPATLAAFHDWLASEATQPERRWAAPPIMPAGPQSAPLMIVTDMPDPADMNANSLLADRAGTLLEAMLQAIGMSRPDVYIASLFAARPPGGMVEAGDIDFAARRMRAHVALAAPERLLLLGDRTARALLPPDASDSANSLRFFNHDGGTLPAIATFHPRLLLGQPAAKAECWRALQSLIKESRS